One genomic region from Halorussus rarus encodes:
- a CDS encoding UvrD-helicase domain-containing protein, translating into MSSEEQEVSAYAEEMELEFGNRGEPPFRPTPDQGEVIRSYFEESGRVAVDASAGTGKTTTLILTLAEMVVREASSDYNPLENTLVTTFTKDATKELKTRLKRILRLHGDVPPHVFRWIETGSHIQTLDSFFKELLQEISIDLNIPPDFELDSAVELQQIREEIFEELRRTNREEFETLSQEFPTEDWREYSPDTVEEMIQQAQQKCREFGISPDEAISQLRASLDVSHGVAHPDWPDDGDSLAPLTNGPDTAPPDDIDDVEQLLQAVVNPGAELRFDSRLNDDEREQRQQMLLEHVRDTYFRTEEAIEAFGTLLNEFEQRYDERTRGEGQFSFQDISHLLRNHIQSQGEDDPFVQSLGSRFDHVFVDEFQDTSIVQCEIIRHLVDSGCDESILTGESEDDPDETGDDNILMIGDVKQSIYEWRSADPALFADIIQATRDARPGTAVVPHLFIRNVRYHALTSVFRHHPDIAYAANHVFQDVLEDDGRGAIGGIQPNYVPIQPRGDGLEWDDETAHIHVLDIDAASNDNHRSWVRTDNWARDESRRVAETIAAMVDEENADDPPIQVQRGVDEDGEPILDQPVPGDITLLFRSKRKMQDFADVLRDNYGIDAAPIATDDLFEQPEIKLLTDILYWFANPHNSGALLRILRSPLVAVSDGTLRALAFEDYYIGDLLDSWPDELPLDDKERLEHLVTLRDDLRWDRENSKTDLVNRILQHSGFDSVVLADTDALRRYGNLWLFSELIDDWEEDELLPYRDFVDRLVTLRDRADSSNPQFEVAEIADQDNDSAVTLTTVHKAKGREFPIVFLCDLVKQSRFPPEQHDRLLTSRRYGMALRPRPSDLPFPDGVHFPTPEDDLGSSTWFNDDFDVDSFPTATGPTWVSYDRDATSGQFSYSNPLNNHLAESEAEFWRMAYVGFTRAEDHIFFGLSDLDESSDYYDEVQWSMWLAALNDTLQPFGGWSNVSQRDRSDRVIDRDLRWETDQGDPVTETIRIGVDEVEPSSERTLDEIDASGLDFHLETDGMPVEHPEYRPLTLAASSLFDLIECPRAYQYQHAQEIEPVRGNGAESTSTPGDRLPDEWGESVHRSIELRLQDEALFNSYARGNEDIEDLLRHVVLDNLTDTDAFSAADRATEDDVFTEISVSTLYEISGREIRVNGDIDLLYRKDGDWHLADWKTGGHYEDGDYQHRKYIHQLSVYAWLLRREFGIEMSSATLVYIDVNGSPVVKEQEVTSDLVTGTLNRVIEEDVLGLDVQDSDGLEANPGTDRCGACPYGANKGGPCLDDALFDAGD; encoded by the coding sequence ATGAGTAGTGAAGAACAGGAGGTCTCCGCATACGCCGAGGAGATGGAACTTGAATTCGGGAATAGAGGAGAGCCACCGTTCCGCCCAACACCTGACCAAGGCGAAGTGATTAGGTCGTATTTCGAGGAGAGCGGACGCGTCGCGGTTGACGCCTCGGCAGGGACTGGAAAGACCACGACCCTCATCCTAACATTGGCAGAGATGGTTGTACGCGAGGCGTCCAGCGACTACAACCCGCTCGAGAATACGTTAGTAACTACGTTCACGAAGGATGCGACGAAAGAGTTGAAAACACGCCTCAAACGCATTCTGAGATTGCATGGAGACGTACCTCCTCACGTGTTCCGGTGGATAGAAACGGGGAGCCATATCCAGACGCTCGATTCGTTCTTCAAGGAGTTACTTCAGGAAATCTCGATCGATCTGAATATCCCACCAGACTTTGAACTTGACTCGGCGGTCGAACTTCAGCAGATACGAGAAGAAATATTTGAGGAACTTCGTCGAACCAATAGAGAAGAATTCGAAACTCTGAGTCAAGAGTTCCCGACGGAGGACTGGCGAGAGTACTCGCCAGACACCGTCGAGGAGATGATTCAACAAGCACAACAAAAGTGCAGAGAATTTGGAATTTCACCAGATGAAGCAATCTCACAGCTACGGGCAAGCCTCGATGTAAGCCACGGCGTAGCACATCCTGATTGGCCCGATGATGGAGATAGTTTAGCTCCATTAACCAACGGGCCCGATACCGCTCCCCCGGATGATATTGACGATGTTGAGCAGTTGCTACAAGCTGTCGTGAACCCGGGTGCGGAGCTTCGGTTTGATTCTCGACTGAATGACGACGAGAGAGAGCAAAGACAGCAGATGCTCCTTGAACATGTCCGAGACACATACTTTCGAACAGAGGAAGCTATCGAAGCGTTTGGCACCCTTCTAAATGAGTTCGAACAACGATACGACGAACGAACCCGTGGCGAGGGTCAATTCTCGTTCCAAGATATTTCTCATCTGTTACGCAATCACATACAATCGCAAGGCGAGGACGATCCCTTCGTACAGAGTCTGGGGAGTAGGTTTGACCATGTTTTCGTCGATGAATTCCAAGATACGAGCATAGTCCAGTGCGAGATTATCCGGCATCTCGTCGACTCAGGGTGCGATGAAAGCATCTTGACTGGTGAAAGTGAAGACGACCCTGATGAGACCGGGGACGACAATATATTGATGATCGGGGACGTGAAACAATCGATTTACGAATGGCGTTCAGCCGATCCCGCCCTATTCGCAGACATAATCCAAGCAACGCGAGATGCCCGTCCCGGAACGGCAGTGGTACCACACCTCTTTATTAGGAATGTCCGCTATCACGCCTTGACTTCCGTCTTCCGCCACCATCCTGACATCGCTTATGCTGCGAATCACGTCTTCCAAGACGTACTAGAAGATGATGGAAGAGGTGCAATAGGTGGGATCCAGCCGAACTATGTGCCGATTCAACCACGGGGTGACGGACTGGAGTGGGACGACGAAACGGCTCATATTCATGTATTAGATATTGATGCGGCCTCCAACGACAATCACCGGAGTTGGGTTCGTACTGACAATTGGGCACGGGACGAATCCCGACGGGTTGCTGAAACCATCGCCGCGATGGTTGACGAAGAGAACGCGGATGACCCTCCTATACAGGTTCAACGAGGTGTCGATGAGGATGGTGAACCGATTCTCGATCAGCCTGTTCCGGGAGACATCACACTCCTATTCCGGTCGAAACGGAAGATGCAGGACTTCGCCGATGTTTTGAGAGACAATTACGGAATCGACGCCGCACCAATCGCTACGGACGACCTCTTCGAACAACCAGAGATCAAACTTCTGACTGACATCCTTTATTGGTTTGCTAACCCACATAATAGTGGAGCTCTCCTTCGGATACTTAGATCACCTCTGGTTGCAGTTTCTGATGGGACACTCCGAGCATTAGCTTTCGAGGATTACTATATCGGAGACCTATTGGATTCGTGGCCGGACGAGCTTCCCTTAGATGATAAGGAACGACTCGAACACCTCGTCACCCTTAGAGACGATCTCCGGTGGGATCGAGAGAACTCCAAAACAGATCTTGTCAACCGAATCTTGCAGCACTCTGGTTTCGATTCGGTCGTGCTTGCGGATACTGATGCACTTCGGAGATACGGGAACCTTTGGTTATTCTCGGAGCTAATCGACGACTGGGAGGAAGACGAACTTCTTCCATACCGTGACTTCGTCGACCGGCTAGTCACGCTGCGTGACCGTGCTGACAGCTCGAACCCGCAATTCGAGGTAGCAGAAATTGCAGATCAGGATAATGATAGTGCGGTCACTCTCACGACGGTTCATAAAGCGAAGGGCCGGGAATTCCCCATCGTCTTCCTTTGCGATCTTGTCAAGCAGTCTCGTTTCCCACCAGAGCAACACGACCGGCTGCTGACGAGTCGACGCTATGGAATGGCACTCCGCCCCCGACCTAGTGATCTCCCATTCCCTGACGGTGTCCATTTCCCAACTCCGGAAGATGATTTGGGCTCTTCGACGTGGTTTAACGATGACTTTGACGTAGACAGTTTCCCTACGGCTACAGGCCCGACTTGGGTTTCATATGACCGAGATGCGACATCTGGACAATTCAGCTATTCCAACCCACTCAACAATCACCTTGCAGAAAGTGAAGCAGAGTTCTGGCGAATGGCATACGTTGGGTTCACGCGAGCAGAAGATCATATCTTCTTCGGGCTATCCGACTTGGACGAGTCTTCAGACTACTACGACGAAGTGCAATGGTCGATGTGGTTAGCAGCATTGAACGATACACTCCAGCCCTTTGGTGGCTGGTCGAACGTGTCGCAGCGTGATCGGTCAGATAGAGTCATCGATCGCGATCTCAGGTGGGAGACAGATCAAGGAGACCCAGTTACGGAGACTATCCGAATCGGGGTCGACGAAGTAGAACCTAGCTCAGAGCGAACACTCGATGAAATCGACGCATCGGGCCTCGACTTTCACCTCGAGACCGATGGGATGCCGGTCGAACACCCCGAATACAGACCACTCACACTGGCAGCATCCTCACTCTTCGACCTGATCGAGTGCCCAAGGGCTTACCAGTATCAGCACGCACAAGAGATTGAACCAGTTCGTGGAAACGGTGCTGAATCCACAAGCACCCCCGGTGATCGACTTCCAGATGAATGGGGAGAGAGTGTCCATCGAAGCATAGAACTTCGATTACAGGATGAAGCCCTGTTCAATAGTTATGCCAGAGGAAACGAGGATATTGAAGACCTGCTGAGACACGTAGTCCTCGATAATCTCACGGACACAGATGCCTTCTCAGCTGCCGATAGAGCGACTGAAGATGACGTGTTCACCGAGATCTCGGTATCTACACTTTATGAAATCTCAGGGAGAGAGATCCGAGTTAACGGCGATATAGATTTACTCTACCGAAAAGATGGGGATTGGCACTTAGCTGACTGGAAAACCGGAGGACATTACGAAGATGGTGACTACCAACATCGCAAGTACATTCACCAGTTGTCCGTTTACGCGTGGTTACTCAGGCGTGAGTTCGGGATTGAGATGTCGAGTGCAACTCTCGTCTATATCGATGTGAATGGCAGTCCGGTTGTGAAGGAACAAGAAGTGACCAGTGACTTGGTGACTGGTACACTCAACCGCGTCATCGAAGAAGACGTACTGGGATTAGATGTTCAGGACTCTGATGGCTTAGAAGCCAATCCGGGAACTGATAGATGTGGGGCCTGTCCATACGGAGCGAACAAGGGTGGGCCTTGTTTAGACGACGCTCTATTCGACGCTGGTGACTAA
- a CDS encoding TATA-box-binding protein, whose amino-acid sequence MPEIVNVVAAGKLGREMDIPAITEDIDAAVVKLSDESYSHRVVYLRRDEGGPMATLFRSGSYHITGADSTEGAEELKDWMVAALEDLGIEVTATFAIKNVVLTGDLEEQVNLNTLVTALGLEKTEYEPEQFPGVVYRPPDIDCVFLIFGSGKVVITGSPDVETAVEGFQKVTERLKQTVG is encoded by the coding sequence ATGCCAGAGATAGTGAACGTCGTCGCAGCGGGGAAGCTCGGCCGGGAGATGGACATTCCCGCTATCACCGAGGACATCGACGCCGCCGTCGTCAAACTCTCCGACGAGAGCTACTCCCACCGAGTCGTCTACCTGCGGCGCGATGAAGGCGGCCCGATGGCGACGCTGTTCCGATCCGGTAGCTACCACATCACAGGTGCCGACAGCACCGAAGGGGCGGAGGAATTGAAGGACTGGATGGTGGCCGCACTCGAAGACCTCGGCATCGAAGTCACAGCTACGTTCGCCATCAAGAACGTCGTTCTCACCGGCGACTTAGAGGAGCAGGTTAACTTGAACACGCTCGTTACCGCACTCGGACTCGAGAAGACCGAGTATGAACCGGAACAGTTCCCGGGTGTCGTCTACCGTCCGCCGGACATCGACTGTGTGTTTCTCATTTTTGGAAGCGGAAAGGTGGTGATCACCGGTTCGCCGGACGTGGAGACCGCCGTCGAGGGGTTCCAGAAGGTGACGGAGCGGCTAAAACAGACCGTCGGTTGA
- a CDS encoding XamI family restriction endonuclease, protein MSTSDKSMEELAEESRKQEKERYVKKCATFQREIFRTTEVKFRELAETSDNFRNVNVDFVRENPLTVRILRYLTEPILSRDKFSEYCDVGDQTLGKYEDYEDDTTPRAETAEKIIDTFEDYRNESLLPWLEIGELEYHEYDEDALIKKLQTSIAYNVATSEANTEYRNWRATKQHDYIADELVEAGFEKVEASDVTELEPGQYETELNVSNEEADFAIKNHGGELILTEAKMSGTEINFRKRRKEMINDYTEWTDDRPDARIVGVIGGVINTDDVELLQEAGITVFWDHELDGLSDFVSD, encoded by the coding sequence ATGAGTACATCAGACAAGTCGATGGAAGAGCTAGCCGAGGAAAGCCGTAAACAAGAGAAGGAGCGGTATGTGAAGAAGTGCGCCACGTTCCAACGGGAGATATTCCGAACCACCGAGGTGAAATTCCGAGAGTTAGCCGAGACCTCGGACAACTTCAGGAACGTCAACGTCGACTTCGTCCGGGAGAACCCCCTCACCGTCCGCATTCTCCGTTACCTCACCGAGCCGATTCTGAGCCGCGACAAGTTTAGCGAGTACTGCGACGTCGGCGATCAGACCCTCGGAAAGTACGAGGATTACGAGGACGACACCACGCCGCGGGCGGAGACCGCCGAGAAGATCATCGACACGTTCGAGGACTACCGGAACGAGAGCTTGCTGCCGTGGCTGGAGATCGGCGAACTGGAATATCACGAGTACGACGAGGACGCACTTATCAAGAAGCTCCAGACCTCCATCGCCTACAACGTGGCCACTTCCGAGGCGAACACTGAGTACCGGAACTGGCGGGCGACAAAACAGCACGATTACATCGCGGACGAACTGGTAGAGGCCGGATTCGAGAAGGTGGAAGCAAGCGACGTGACCGAATTGGAACCGGGGCAGTACGAGACCGAGTTGAACGTCTCTAACGAGGAAGCCGACTTCGCCATCAAGAACCACGGTGGGGAACTCATCCTGACCGAGGCGAAGATGAGCGGCACCGAGATCAACTTCCGCAAGCGGCGGAAAGAGATGATCAACGACTACACCGAATGGACGGACGACAGACCGGACGCTCGCATCGTGGGCGTCATCGGCGGCGTGATCAACACCGACGACGTGGAGCTACTCCAAGAAGCCGGTATCACGGTGTTCTGGGATCACGAGCTTGACGGCCTATCCGACTTCGTCTCTGACTAA
- a CDS encoding HsdM family class I SAM-dependent methyltransferase: MSSAGTVEEIVTDAAQSIESDISDVDGFEEWVESHGLGRTDSSEAIVARQAAFHVALAATLYKSYRSKEGLSELDATSFHDAVGEAEEVTGDESFSTYFLADAAQLFGEDDLERLIEAGERFASEDDPAEAIGHVHESLVPRKDRHKLGQFRTPPVIADLMAEWVVRDADDIVLDPGIGAAALSTSAYEVKKSRSGENTLGEMSGVDLSPLSVLMADVSLRLSNGGGRPNLQTRNFLDLQPEDVGEVDAVISNPPYTRHHEFDEDVKAEMNSQMEDVAGRSISTLSPLYAYFYIHATQFLTDDGRSTFITPSEFLETKYGEDLKAFLLDNYHIRGFVLYDREADSQFDEALTTSFISFLERKTEDEEDDEELTKFVRVDDWPGQDVVLDAIEDGTEGETEWGFVNTVRQSALEPDDKWDDLLDPLDIGEDEQLVPFSEIGEVNRGIATGKNDYFCLSEEELSSSSGGYEWDIEDRWLSPLIRNARAVPHFDYREEDWEQQRDEGREVWIPYHLDDLEWVPEIHPDGTEEEDGQNTRISDFSTGGGGGGERPGVVEYLKYGMEELEVHEGYLASNREPWYVFDRRDPAPILYTYMSRSRGRFVQNKTGARNLTNLHCVYLDVELDETETKALLAYLNSPFADEIVKRHGRTYSTGMDKVEPNELEGVPVIDPRELDREVVEELAELFDDLCEASRNGDEDEVLGELSDALDDVLDV; this comes from the coding sequence ATGAGTAGTGCCGGAACAGTCGAAGAAATCGTGACGGACGCGGCCCAGTCCATCGAGTCGGACATCAGCGACGTGGACGGGTTCGAAGAGTGGGTTGAGAGTCATGGACTGGGGCGGACAGACTCGTCTGAAGCCATCGTCGCACGACAGGCGGCGTTCCATGTCGCCCTCGCCGCAACGCTCTACAAGTCCTACCGTTCTAAGGAGGGACTCTCAGAGCTGGATGCTACGTCGTTCCACGATGCCGTCGGTGAGGCTGAAGAGGTGACCGGAGACGAGTCCTTCTCAACGTACTTCCTCGCCGACGCTGCACAGTTGTTCGGCGAGGACGATCTCGAACGGCTCATTGAGGCCGGGGAGCGGTTCGCTTCGGAAGACGATCCCGCCGAGGCTATCGGCCACGTCCATGAGTCGCTCGTGCCGCGGAAGGACAGGCACAAACTCGGCCAGTTCCGCACACCGCCAGTCATCGCTGACTTGATGGCGGAGTGGGTGGTTCGGGATGCTGACGACATCGTTCTCGATCCGGGCATCGGTGCAGCCGCACTCTCGACGAGTGCGTATGAAGTCAAGAAGTCGCGTAGTGGTGAGAATACTCTTGGCGAGATGAGTGGTGTGGACTTGAGTCCGCTCTCCGTCTTGATGGCGGACGTCTCGCTTCGGCTCTCGAATGGTGGTGGCCGGCCGAATCTCCAAACGCGAAACTTCCTCGATCTCCAGCCGGAAGACGTCGGAGAGGTGGACGCGGTCATCTCGAATCCGCCCTATACTCGCCATCACGAGTTCGATGAGGACGTGAAGGCAGAGATGAACAGTCAGATGGAGGATGTGGCGGGGCGTTCGATTTCGACACTTTCGCCGCTCTACGCCTACTTCTACATCCACGCCACGCAATTCCTCACCGACGACGGCCGTTCGACGTTCATCACACCCTCCGAGTTCCTCGAGACGAAGTACGGAGAGGACTTGAAGGCGTTTCTGCTGGACAACTACCACATCCGCGGATTCGTCCTGTACGACAGGGAAGCCGACTCGCAGTTTGACGAGGCGCTTACCACGTCATTCATCAGTTTCCTCGAGCGGAAGACCGAGGACGAGGAGGACGACGAGGAACTGACGAAATTCGTGCGCGTGGACGACTGGCCGGGTCAGGATGTTGTGTTGGACGCCATCGAGGACGGCACCGAAGGCGAGACCGAGTGGGGATTCGTCAATACGGTCAGGCAGTCTGCGCTGGAACCCGATGACAAGTGGGATGATCTCCTCGACCCGCTCGACATCGGCGAGGACGAGCAACTCGTCCCGTTCTCGGAGATCGGCGAGGTCAACCGTGGCATCGCCACGGGAAAGAACGACTACTTCTGCTTGAGCGAGGAGGAACTCTCCAGTTCGTCGGGTGGGTACGAGTGGGACATCGAGGATCGGTGGCTGTCTCCGCTCATCCGCAACGCCCGGGCCGTTCCTCACTTCGACTATCGGGAAGAGGACTGGGAGCAGCAGCGTGACGAGGGTAGGGAGGTGTGGATCCCCTACCACCTTGACGATCTTGAGTGGGTGCCGGAGATTCACCCTGACGGTACCGAAGAAGAGGATGGGCAGAACACCCGCATCAGCGACTTCTCGACGGGTGGTGGTGGCGGTGGGGAAAGGCCGGGTGTCGTGGAGTATCTGAAGTACGGTATGGAGGAGTTGGAGGTTCACGAGGGGTATCTCGCCAGTAACCGCGAACCGTGGTACGTGTTTGACCGCCGCGATCCTGCTCCTATCCTTTACACGTACATGAGTCGGTCACGTGGCAGATTCGTCCAGAACAAGACCGGTGCCCGGAACCTGACGAACCTGCACTGTGTCTATCTCGACGTCGAACTGGATGAGACGGAGACCAAGGCTCTCCTCGCCTACCTGAACAGCCCCTTCGCTGACGAGATCGTGAAGCGGCACGGGAGGACGTACAGCACGGGTATGGACAAAGTGGAACCGAACGAACTGGAGGGTGTTCCGGTCATCGATCCTCGCGAGCTTGACCGAGAAGTCGTGGAGGAGTTGGCCGAGTTGTTTGATGATCTGTGCGAGGCGAGTCGGAACGGTGACGAGGACGAGGTGCTCGGCGAGTTGAGCGACGCGCTCGATGACGTTCTCGACGTGTGA
- a CDS encoding XamI family restriction endonuclease, translated as MQLSSNESVDDVAKESQRFEEELFLDAIRDFYEQEFEEHRELFDYAAEHTNNFRDFGSSVIRNNPNVVKVLRYLVKPPISQMKFGQFAGINSTDSYEKDSPTTPQHDTAEQMADFVESNLDERKVPWLHENVDEELELEQSREWVCDIIAQSEAKTRYRNWRKDVQEEKVAETMMEAGLEKVSRSSTLESKDDIPCGSFVPETKVNVTGGDHQKADIVARDKDGELVFIEAKAIGVKIDSYKRIKEIRNKESDWRRTYPDADVAAALSGWIPESQLETLINDDITIFWEHRLETLHDYFA; from the coding sequence ATGCAGCTCTCTAGCAACGAATCTGTAGACGACGTGGCCAAGGAAAGCCAACGATTTGAAGAAGAACTCTTCCTCGACGCGATCCGTGACTTCTACGAACAAGAGTTCGAGGAACACCGTGAACTCTTCGACTACGCGGCCGAGCACACCAACAACTTCCGTGATTTCGGCTCGTCCGTCATCCGCAACAACCCGAACGTGGTAAAGGTACTCCGCTACCTCGTCAAGCCACCAATTTCCCAGATGAAGTTCGGCCAGTTCGCTGGCATCAACAGTACTGACTCCTACGAAAAAGACAGCCCGACGACGCCACAGCACGACACGGCAGAGCAGATGGCTGACTTCGTGGAAAGCAACCTCGACGAGCGGAAGGTGCCGTGGCTGCACGAGAACGTTGATGAGGAACTGGAACTGGAACAGTCCCGTGAATGGGTGTGCGACATCATCGCCCAGTCCGAGGCCAAAACACGCTACCGGAACTGGCGCAAAGACGTGCAAGAGGAGAAGGTAGCCGAGACCATGATGGAGGCCGGATTGGAGAAAGTAAGTCGCAGTTCGACACTTGAGTCCAAGGACGACATCCCCTGCGGCTCGTTCGTCCCCGAAACCAAGGTGAACGTCACCGGTGGAGACCACCAGAAAGCAGACATCGTAGCCCGCGACAAGGACGGAGAACTCGTATTCATTGAAGCGAAGGCCATCGGAGTAAAAATCGACTCCTACAAGCGGATCAAAGAAATTCGCAACAAGGAATCCGACTGGCGCCGCACCTACCCCGACGCTGATGTGGCAGCCGCCCTCTCTGGCTGGATTCCCGAAAGTCAGCTCGAGACCCTCATCAACGACGACATCACCATCTTCTGGGAACACCGGCTGGAAACCCTACACGACTACTTCGCCTGA
- a CDS encoding DUF4268 domain-containing protein: MSLIGFRREEGEIEYLEEVEYSEEHLEDDLHEVIHSDPRLVMGTLTTRENVVLGSKLQLPTGKEPDLLVCDKRGTLTTIEFKRDRSPRSAVTQLFDYASSLARLNLDEFFDLTDYESLEELYEAFEHEEDAEFDIDDFEREFTEGLQSPQLMLVAYTITDDVRRMTRWLRDAHDLKINCVEFDYYEKDDAEMFVPTVIGVDETQEIKEKEESPKQKKYRRFFGEVLERFKQELPGVTSRSASSDSWLTIPAGHSDVEFVWHFKGDPGDKEFHVVMNFQFDDYARNEEMLETMQSTIEDRSLDVPEEIHYEEYGSSGYTRLYVKREVGRLDDALDDEELKEWAVDRLAEFHEQLTPVLEEELR, translated from the coding sequence ATGTCACTGATCGGCTTTCGCCGCGAGGAGGGCGAAATCGAGTACCTCGAGGAGGTGGAGTACAGCGAGGAGCATCTGGAGGACGACCTCCACGAAGTGATCCACAGCGACCCAAGGTTAGTGATGGGAACGCTGACAACCCGGGAGAACGTCGTTCTCGGGAGCAAGCTCCAGTTGCCGACCGGGAAGGAGCCCGATCTGCTCGTGTGCGACAAGCGGGGGACACTCACGACGATTGAGTTCAAGCGCGACCGGTCGCCGCGCTCGGCCGTGACCCAGCTCTTCGACTATGCGTCTTCTCTGGCCCGGCTGAATCTGGACGAGTTCTTCGATCTCACTGACTACGAGTCGTTGGAGGAACTCTACGAGGCGTTCGAACACGAGGAGGACGCGGAATTCGACATCGACGATTTCGAGCGGGAATTCACCGAGGGTCTACAGTCGCCCCAGCTCATGCTGGTAGCATACACTATCACCGATGACGTTCGCCGGATGACGCGTTGGCTACGGGACGCCCACGACTTGAAGATCAACTGCGTCGAGTTCGACTACTACGAGAAGGACGACGCCGAAATGTTCGTTCCGACGGTGATCGGCGTCGACGAGACGCAGGAGATCAAGGAGAAGGAGGAGTCGCCCAAGCAGAAGAAGTACCGGCGGTTCTTCGGCGAGGTTCTCGAACGCTTCAAGCAGGAACTCCCCGGCGTCACGAGCAGGAGCGCCAGCAGCGACAGCTGGCTCACGATCCCGGCTGGCCACTCGGACGTCGAGTTCGTCTGGCACTTCAAAGGCGATCCCGGCGACAAGGAGTTCCACGTCGTGATGAACTTCCAGTTCGACGATTACGCACGGAACGAGGAGATGCTCGAGACGATGCAGTCGACGATTGAAGACCGTTCGCTGGATGTGCCAGAGGAGATCCATTACGAGGAGTACGGCAGTAGCGGGTACACGCGGCTCTATGTCAAGCGCGAGGTCGGACGGCTAGACGACGCGCTGGACGACGAGGAACTCAAAGAGTGGGCAGTCGATCGGCTGGCGGAGTTCCACGAACAACTGACGCCCGTCTTGGAAGAGGAGCTTCGATAG
- a CDS encoding Nmad3 family putative nucleotide modification protein: MSVVLVGIAADSDNTSNCPPIFEDGTFEYIPIPEQYETTETATYHSEGFSEYLSHVVHREQETTTFDEVPIHHDPNFETLTFGDPGKSRSKLLSLSEDDVLGFYCGLTPPGYSRPKHRYLIGYFTVDRVIDFNSLREAEIENEVENNRENAHIKRYLASRDPRHLSDLVIVQGKQPGGQLDEAIKLSGGRPDASNYYFREKWIDAWEPSTEYLGGIKPVITAAITKNQFLNSIQ; this comes from the coding sequence ATGAGCGTAGTACTTGTTGGCATTGCGGCAGATTCGGACAACACCTCGAATTGCCCGCCGATCTTTGAGGATGGAACGTTTGAGTACATCCCCATCCCCGAACAGTACGAAACGACCGAAACTGCGACTTACCACAGCGAGGGATTCAGCGAGTACCTCTCCCACGTGGTTCACCGCGAACAAGAGACGACAACCTTTGATGAAGTTCCCATCCATCACGATCCGAACTTTGAGACGCTGACGTTCGGCGACCCCGGCAAGTCGCGGAGCAAGCTTCTCTCACTTAGCGAGGATGATGTTCTCGGGTTCTACTGTGGCCTGACACCACCGGGTTACTCGCGCCCAAAGCACCGGTATCTGATTGGTTACTTCACCGTTGACAGGGTTATCGATTTTAACTCCCTCAGGGAGGCTGAAATTGAAAATGAAGTCGAGAACAATAGGGAGAATGCGCATATCAAACGCTACTTGGCCAGCCGAGATCCCCGACATCTCTCAGACTTGGTGATCGTACAGGGGAAACAACCGGGCGGCCAACTGGATGAAGCTATCAAGTTGAGTGGGGGTCGCCCCGACGCATCGAACTACTACTTTCGCGAGAAATGGATAGACGCGTGGGAACCCTCGACTGAATACCTCGGGGGGATCAAACCCGTGATTACGGCTGCCATCACTAAGAACCAGTTCCTGAATTCGATCCAATAG